From Panicum hallii strain FIL2 chromosome 2, PHallii_v3.1, whole genome shotgun sequence, a single genomic window includes:
- the LOC112882474 gene encoding putative disease resistance protein RGA3 isoform X1, with product MEAAKQEELADMALQRKVSAGFLQGPGPAPPRKKKSVPYHPLSVPCHPYLNRSGSEQSEVTHEDGSSSGLLLDPPALDVARASTHGEDDGKENAVSVASDALQRLQEVYYVMILRMLGFRERNHKTTFNFTRSFSNRTTSTCSLGFASAVDARNLSRSDGRMHGSHGSIVAVLQKCRLLARGVHGVAGRASAEDAKDARALPVLAFDDLACSGHNKVTRFTTRRIPAQMAEPIYSLPKAMNNLLILDLSGCSGLAQLPASLATLKNLVALDLSCCYSLHTLPASLGTLQNLQILLLSCCHKLKNLPVSLCLLSMLRLFDLSGCSSLEVLPDSFVNFDHLEILNLSDCTKLKKLPRAVGSLQELKYLNLSRCSGLDLDVKYLRSLANLKCLTLSPVTEYQSFPRSFLFIDIYLQWSRWWKRSQFHPQCNPKVGSLHSYRCYELGIIDMLLSDGSDEGDITSDQIVTSICIVGESGMGKTELVHRIYNDQMILDAFNLRIWVYMCDKRGLLEKIAEFTTCAYCSNAPISVLEEIVMEELSGKRLLLVLDDSDVESHYFWGDVRKLLSVCAKGSALIVTTKSSDIAKLIGAMQTFYLSPVSKEECFMIFKEHALGGLDMNSYPQLESIGWKVVEKSGGNPLCIKALSGLLCHSELGYEIYMFVHRTLPALRLCYDLLPSHLQQCFRFCSLFPKHHIFVKHHIIRLWISQGFVLPEEGNQPEDTGLHYFDELVCRSFFQRCPFRIDQDDEYVMHELFHDLATSVSKNECLRSEEPFCSLAENICHLSLVLSDFKTVALAKEARNLQSFLVIRGSFPVVRILPSDDLYMKFGLLRALNLSYTDILELPRSIGNMKHLRLLALNSTKIKGLPFEIGQVGTLQTLELKDCCHLTDLPENTSNLTKLRHLDVQKEPGNIKVGMPHGIGQLTDLQTLTEFNIGNNLSQCSIAEFKNLNGLRGHVHVTGLENIKTADDAKEANILGKNFLESLTLEWYYNDEDIDDGLCQEIANNILQNLQPNSNLQKLVVQNYPGNLFPLWMQDSYLSKLVSVTLDNCYGCSKLPYLGDLPSLKSLFIQRMNSIESFEIGSSSLATEEERPPRYPSLEVLTLWEMYDLQFWVGTSEGDFPRICRLSISRCPRLRNLPPLRSLVHLSVHCSSQVPSFSELPSLESLKIEGFNKIRSISFPHQLTTLKKLEISDCKELSSMYAYSLSVSDSRVVRCPKLDLVGSSLEDHHRKKVDGGRNSPTRRSMVLKTATYTDLQVDSWKWEKHGEKNIFASNLVRSYYRCLHRNSTGCCATKFLQPNDTEPNMLSAMYIYEHNHEFPNEPNLELSAEPATTRKRKEPDVPSDEHTSKRQLNS from the exons ATGGAGGCAGCGAAGCAGGAGGAATTGGCGGACATGGCGTTGCAGCGTAAGGTTTCAGCTGGGTTCTTGCAGGGTCCAGGTCCGGCACCACCGCGAAAGAAAAAATCTGTGCCGTATCATCCGTTATCTGTGCCGTGTCATCCGTATCTTAACCGCTCAGGTTCTGAACAATCTGAAGTGACGCACGAGGATGGATCCAGCTCCGGCTTGCTCTTGGATCCTCCAGCATTGGATGTCGCTCGAGCATCTACGCACGGTGAAGACGACGGTAAAGAGAACGCGGTTTCGGTAGCCTCGGATGCCCTTCAACGTCTCCAAGAAGTGTACTACGTGATGATTCTGCGAATGCTTGGGTTCAGGGAGAGAAACCACAAGACGACCTTCAACTTCACACGGAGTTTTTCCAACAGAACAACATCCACTTGCTCACTGGGATTTGCTTCTGCCGTGGACGCTCGCAATCTGTCAAGATCGGATGGCAGGATGCATGGAAGCCATGGATCGATTGTTGCAGTGCTTCAGAAATGTAGGCTCTTGGCTCGTGGTGTACATGGCGTTGCGGGCAGAGCTAGTGCTGAGGATGCAAAGGATGCACGGGCACTTCCAGTGCTTGCTTTTGATGATCTGGCATGCTCTGGTCACAACAAGGTAACTAGGTTCACCACACGGAGAATACCAGCACAGATGGCTGAACCTATATACTCGTTGCCCAAAGCCATGAACAATCTGCTAATTTTGGATCTCTCAGGTTGCAGTGGGCTTGCACAGCTTCCTGCTTCCCTCGCCACTCTTAAGAATCTTGTTGCACTGGACCTCTCTTGCTGTTATTCCCTTCACACGTTGCCGGCGTCACTAGGAACCTTGCAGAACCTGCAGATTCTTCTTCTTTCGTGTTGCCACAAACTAAAGAATCTTCCGGTGTCACTTTGTCTGCTTTCTATGCTCAGATTGTTTGATTTGTCGGGCTGTTCGAGCCTTGAGGTCTTACCTGATTCTTTTGTCAATTTTGACCATTTAGAGATTCTGAACCTATCAGACTGCACTAAATTAAAGAAGCTTCCACGAGCAGTTGGTAGCCTTCAAGAATTGAAGTACTTGAATTTATCAAGATGCTCTGGATTAGACCTGGATGTCAAGTACCTCCGCagtcttgctaatttgaagtgcCTAACTCTGTCACCGGTTACCGAATATCAAAGTTTTCCTCGTTCCTTCCTATTTATTGACATCTACCTGCAGTGGTCAAGGTGGTGGAAGAGGAGCCAGTTCCACCCCCAGTGCAACCCAAAG GTTGGTTCTTTGCATTCATATAGGTGTTACGAGCTAGGTATTATTGACATGTTACTGTCTGATGGTTCTGATGAGGGTGATATTACTAGTGACCAGATAGTCACTTCTATTTGCATAGTTGGTGAAAGTGGCATGGGCAAGACTGAGCTGGTCCATCGAATTTACAATGATCAAATGATTCTGGATGCCTTCAACTTGAGAATATGGGTGTATATGTGCGATAAAAGGGGACTGTTGGAGAAAATAGCAGAGTTCACTacttgtgcatattgtagtaatGCCCCAATCAGTGTTCTTGAAGAAATTGTAATGGAAGAACTTAGTGGGAAAAGGCTCTTACTTGTACTGGATGATTCTGATGTCGAAAGCCATTATTTCTGGGGTGATGTAAGGAAACTACTAAGTGTGTGTGCAAAAGGAAGTGCTCTCATTGTAACCACTAAGAGCAGTGACATCGCTAAGCTGATCGGAGCAATGCAAACTTTTTACTTGAGTCCTGTATCCAAAGAAGAATGCTTCATGATTTTCAAGGAACATGCACTCGGTGGTTTGGATATGAATAGTTACCCTCAGTTAGAAAGCATTGGCTGGAAAGTCGTAGAGAAATCTGGTGGCAACCCATTGTGCATCAAAGCCCTAAGTGGATTGTTGTGTCATTCTGAACTTGGTTATGAAATTTATATGTTCGTCCATCGTACTTTACCAGCATTGCGACTCTGTTATGATCTTTTGCCATCACACCTACAGCAGTGCTTCAGGTTCTGTTCCTTGTTTCCCAAACATCATATATTTGTCAAGCATCACATCATCCGGTTATGGATATCTCAAGGTTTTGTCCTTCCTGAAGAAGGTAATCAACCAGAAGATACTGGGTTGCATTATTTTGATGAGTTGGTCTGCAGATCATTTTTTCAGCGTTGTCCTTTTCGTATTGATCAGGACGATGAGTATGTTATGCATGAACTGTTTCATGATCTGGCAACCTCTGTTTCAAAGAACGAATGCTTGAGATCTGAGGAACCATTCTGCAGCTTGGCTGAAAACATTTGCCACCTATCGCTTGTTCTCTCAGATTTTAAGACAGTCGCACTGGCTAAAGAAGCAAGAAATCTGCAGTCTTTCTTAGTTATTAGAGGATCCTTCCCAGTTGTGAGAATTTTGCCTTCAGATGATCTTTATATGAAATTTGGATTGTTAAGGGCACTAAATTTGAGTTATACAGATATACTAGAGTTGCCACGTTCTATTGGGAACATGAAACACTTGAGACTCTTGGCTCTCAACAGCACAAAGATCAAGGGCCTTCCGTTTGAAATAGGACAGGTAGGCACTCTGCAGACATTGGAACTCAAGGATTGTTGCCACCTTACTGACTTACCAGAAAACACAAGTAATTTGACAAAGCTTCGACATCTTGATGTGCAGAAAGAACCTGGCAATATTAAAGTTGGCATGCCTCATGGTATCGGACAGTTGACTGATCTCCAAACATTGACAGAATTCAACATTGGGAATAATTTGTCGCAATGTTCAATTGCAGAGTTCAAGAATCTGAATGGACTAAGGGGACATGTCCATGTAACAGGGCTTGAGAATATTAAGACTGCTGATGATGCCAAAGAAGCAAATATACTTGGCAAGAACTTCTTAGAATCTTTGACATTGGAGTGGTATTACAACGACGAAGACATAGATGATGGTTTATGCCAAGAAATTGCTAATAatattcttcaaaatcttcaacCCAACAGCAACCTTCAAAAGCTTGTCGTTCAAAATTATCCTGGAAATCTGTTTCCTTTGTGGATGCAGGACTCTTACCTTAGCAAGCTCGTCTCAGTAACACTTGATAACTGTTATGGCTGTAGTAAGCTTCCATACCTTGGTGATCTGCCATCTCTTAAATCTCTCTTTATACAGAGAATGAATTCTATAGAAAGCTTTGAAATTGGGAGTAGTTCTTTGGCCACTGAAGAAGAACGTCCTCCAAGATACCCATCGCTGGAGGTCCTCACTTTATGGGAGATGTATGATTTGCAATTTTGGGTTGGCACAAGTGAAGGGGATTTTCCACGGATTTGCCGTCTTTCCATCAGTAGATGCCCAAGACTCAGAAATTTACCTCCCCTTCGTTCTCTAGTGCATCTGTCAGTACATTGCAGTAGTCAAGTACCATCCTTCTCAGAACTTCCATCACTTGAGTCACTGAAGATCGAAGGATTCAATAAGATTCGGTCTATTAGTTTCCCCCATCAACTGACAACGTTGAAGAAGTTGGAAATTAGTGACTGCAAAGAGTTGTCATCAATGTATGCATATTCCTTATCTGTTTCGGATTCAAGAGTTGTGAGGTGCCCAAAACTTGATTTGGTTGGAAGTTCACTGGAAGATCATCACAGAAAAAAGGTGGATGGTGGAAG